One Ranitomeya imitator isolate aRanImi1 chromosome 1, aRanImi1.pri, whole genome shotgun sequence DNA window includes the following coding sequences:
- the LOC138658117 gene encoding alpha-1-antitrypsin-like protein CM55-MS: MKLFVFLCFSQALLCAFVCGHHGGPHDDEHDHDGHQHNNKPEAFHKVSTAILNFYYKIYYQLAADHHHDNLPLSPLSVAKAFALLSLGAKSKTLSQIHEGIGFNKSTLSEEMIHKSFHKVQNIFKQLKSGLEMSNSKVWSIDPKLNLLKKFLDDAQKYYQSDVMPLNFEKPEALEQINSYVEKKTNGKIKAPLDNIDPMTDLVITNTIFFKESWEHAFNVDHTREEDFHVDENTVVKVQMMSRKGEYLTGYIPDVGCTLVEIPYKENTSSVFALIEMGKMNDPKKGFQNLPEEVYNKAMKPREIILSMPKFSMSGELDLKNILERLGITKVFSDHADLSGITGDSRLKLSKAVHKAMLKMDEEGIEYAAATVIGISKHSSPTHVTFNRPFLFSIFNKVTSNDILIGKMMNPTK; encoded by the exons ATGAAGCTTTTCGTTTTCCTGTGTTTCAGCCAAGCTCTGCTTTGTGCATTTGTGTGTGGACACCATGGTGGACCACATGATGATGAGCATGACCACGATGGTCACCAACACAACAATAAACCAGAAGCTTTCCACAAGGTATCCACTGCAATCCTCAATTTCTACTACAAGATCTACTACCAACTCGCTGCTGATCACCATCATGACAACTTGCCCTTATCTCCATTGAGTGTCGCAAAAGCTTTTGCTTTACTCTCACTTGGTGCCAAGTCCAAGACCCTCAGTCAGATCCATGAAGGAATTGGTTTTAACAAATCCACATTATCAGAGGAAATGATCCACAAAAGCTTCCATAAGGTTCAAAACATCTTCAAGCAACTGAAAAGCGGACTTGAGATGAGCAACAGCAAAGTGTGGTCCATCGATCCCAAGCTGAATCTTCTAAAGAAGTTCCTAGACGACGCCCAAAAGTACTACCAATCGGACGTCATGCCCCTCAACTTCGAAAAACCAGAAGCCTTAGAACAAATCAATAGTTACGTGGAGAAGAAAACAAATGGGAAAATTAAAGCTCCTTTGGACAATATTGATCCGATGACAGATCTAGTTATCACCAACACAATATTCTTCAAAG AATCCTGGGAACACGCTTTCAACGTAGACCATACCAGAGAAGAAGACTTCCATGTGGATGAGAACACAGTAGTGAAGGTTCAGATGATGAGCAGAAAAGGAGAGTATCTCACGGGTTATATACCTGATGTTGGATGCACATTGGTCGAAATCCCCTACAAAGAAAACACCTCTTCAGTTTTTGCCTTAATAGAGATGGGGAAGATGAATGATCCTAAAAAAGGTTTTCAGAATTTGCCAGAAGAGGTATACAACAAAGCAATGAAACCAAG AGAGATTATTCTATCAATGCCAAAATTTTCCATGTCCGGAGAACTTGATCTTAAGAACATACTAGAACGTTTGGGTATCACAAAGGTATTTTCTGACCACGCCGACCTGTCCGGGATTACGGGAGACTCCAGGCTAAAATTGTCAAAG GCTGTCCATAAAGCCATGCTGAAAATGGATGAGGAGGGAATAGAATAcgctgctgccacagtcattgGGATATCCAAGCACAGTTCTCCAACACATGTCACATTTAACAGACCGTTCTTATTCTCCATCTTCAACAAAGTTACTTCCAACGATATTTTGATTGGAAAAATGATGAACCCAACAAAATAG